From Pelotomaculum isophthalicicum JI, one genomic window encodes:
- a CDS encoding polysaccharide deacetylase family protein, with protein sequence MRKGLIIAYHRVNSSGKDPMAVSVENFQAQMKYFHERGYSSLTLADYSNMINQNDLPKKSLVITFDDGYRDNYLFAFPTLKLYGFRATIFLTVDFIGTSDTFPMDKNKWDKINDEDLPLSWEQVLEMKKYGVEFGSHTCSHWHLDELPEKELIKELVDSKRCLEENLQSTVTSFCYPSGRFNQRVKEAVCQAGYLAAVVTPRLRQVDEDIYSLKRIGIYSNDTDWRFRLKTSPYFAAFRDSGLLYQLKNYIPRVILQP encoded by the coding sequence ATGAGGAAAGGATTAATAATTGCCTATCACAGGGTAAACTCCAGCGGGAAGGACCCTATGGCCGTCTCAGTTGAAAACTTCCAGGCTCAAATGAAATATTTCCACGAGAGAGGATACTCATCATTAACCCTGGCTGACTATTCCAACATGATAAATCAGAATGATTTGCCAAAAAAATCGTTGGTTATTACTTTTGATGACGGTTACCGCGATAATTACCTTTTTGCCTTTCCTACCCTGAAACTCTACGGTTTCCGCGCTACAATTTTTTTGACAGTGGATTTTATAGGCACTAGTGATACCTTCCCCATGGATAAAAATAAATGGGACAAAATTAATGATGAAGATTTGCCGCTAAGCTGGGAACAAGTCCTTGAGATGAAGAAATACGGTGTGGAATTTGGGTCACATACCTGTTCCCACTGGCACCTGGATGAATTGCCGGAAAAAGAATTAATCAAAGAATTAGTTGATTCAAAACGCTGTCTGGAAGAAAACCTTCAATCAACTGTGACGAGTTTTTGTTATCCTTCGGGACGTTTCAATCAGAGAGTTAAAGAAGCCGTCTGTCAGGCGGGTTACCTGGCGGCTGTGGTGACTCCAAGACTTAGACAGGTTGATGAAGATATATACAGTTTAAAAAGAATCGGAATTTATTCCAACGATACCGATTGGCGGTTTCGTTTAAAAACCTCGCCTTATTTTGCCGCTTTCAGAGATTCCGGACTGCTATATCAATTAAAGAATTACATACCACGGGTAATTTTACAACCATAA
- a CDS encoding glycosyltransferase family 4 protein gives MRVLFLPTASWNDPPSRYRIHQYLDYLRGQGIVADCKAGVSDYIYARFTPYKGILAKAVFFGLSLLSRILACFIIWRYNAVFIQRLVLPHVYPLPEMLICLVAGLLGKRIIFDFDDAIFATSPHRKRTLVEKFTDSNRVARILARCDAVIAGNAYLADYARIYNSNVAIIPTSIDLSRYPVKKVAEKKPGEPYVIGWIGMPGSLPYLNILKPVFQEIGIRYKILIRIIGGQNYECPGVRVEHIPWSLKDEVSQILTFDMGVMPLFESEEARGKCGLKLLQYMAAGVPAVASPVSANNEIITDGINGYLAGSPEEWAEKLRALIHSTQLRLEMGRRGRDTVEQRFSIRANLPKLIQVITSENAALITEL, from the coding sequence TTGAGAGTATTATTTTTACCGACAGCGTCTTGGAATGACCCGCCCAGCAGGTACAGAATACACCAGTACCTGGATTACCTGAGAGGGCAGGGGATCGTTGCTGATTGTAAAGCTGGAGTATCTGATTATATATATGCCAGGTTCACCCCTTATAAAGGAATTCTTGCCAAAGCTGTCTTTTTCGGGCTTTCGTTACTTTCCCGCATTCTGGCTTGCTTTATAATCTGGCGTTACAACGCTGTATTTATCCAGCGGTTGGTGCTGCCGCACGTCTATCCTCTACCTGAAATGCTAATCTGTTTAGTTGCCGGCCTGCTGGGCAAAAGAATAATCTTTGATTTTGACGACGCAATTTTCGCCACGTCACCGCACCGCAAACGGACTCTGGTGGAAAAATTCACCGACAGCAACAGAGTAGCCAGGATATTAGCCAGGTGCGACGCTGTAATTGCCGGGAACGCATACCTGGCGGACTATGCCAGGATTTATAACAGTAATGTGGCAATTATCCCTACATCTATTGACCTGTCCAGATATCCGGTAAAAAAGGTTGCCGAAAAAAAGCCGGGTGAACCGTATGTAATAGGCTGGATTGGCATGCCCGGATCGTTGCCCTATTTGAATATTTTAAAACCTGTTTTTCAGGAAATTGGCATAAGATATAAGATTCTGATCCGGATTATCGGCGGGCAAAATTACGAGTGTCCAGGGGTTCGGGTAGAGCACATCCCCTGGTCTTTAAAAGATGAAGTCAGCCAGATTCTTACTTTTGACATGGGAGTAATGCCCCTTTTTGAAAGCGAGGAAGCCCGGGGAAAATGCGGGCTGAAGTTGCTTCAATACATGGCTGCGGGAGTTCCCGCGGTGGCTTCACCTGTCAGCGCCAATAATGAGATTATAACCGATGGAATAAACGGTTATCTGGCCGGTTCACCAGAAGAGTGGGCGGAAAAATTACGCGCTTTGATTCATTCAACCCAGCTACGGTTGGAGATGGGGAGGCGTGGTAGAGATACCGTTGAACAACGTTTTTCCATAAGAGCTAATTTACCGAAGTTAATACAGGTAATCACTTCAGAAAATGCTGCATTAATAACTGAATTATAA
- a CDS encoding CatB-related O-acetyltransferase produces MWRFLGKWLYRILHDTYEKFLEIEKRKQFDRAKKQGLVTVGKYTYGTPTIISFPGDINKVSIGSYCSIADGVTILVGGNHRVDWITTFPIRLMFELVKEPDEGVVASKGDVIIGSDVWIGNGATILSGVEIGSGAVIGARAVVTKSVPPYAIVVGNPGKVVKKRFSESQIKRLLEICWWEWPPEVIAANVGMLCSGDVEKFCSLYCPDVDRENGTPPE; encoded by the coding sequence ATGTGGAGGTTTCTCGGAAAATGGCTTTACCGGATATTGCATGATACTTATGAGAAATTTCTTGAGATAGAGAAAAGAAAACAGTTTGACAGGGCTAAGAAGCAGGGCTTGGTAACAGTAGGTAAATATACCTACGGGACCCCGACGATCATAAGTTTCCCCGGTGATATAAACAAGGTATCGATCGGTTCATATTGCTCCATAGCGGACGGTGTAACAATTCTTGTCGGAGGTAATCACCGGGTTGACTGGATAACCACTTTTCCTATCCGGCTTATGTTTGAACTTGTAAAAGAACCGGATGAAGGCGTGGTAGCATCAAAGGGCGACGTGATCATCGGTTCCGATGTTTGGATTGGGAATGGGGCTACGATCTTATCTGGTGTGGAAATTGGATCCGGGGCTGTGATCGGGGCGCGGGCGGTTGTCACAAAATCGGTTCCCCCTTACGCAATTGTAGTGGGGAATCCCGGTAAAGTTGTTAAAAAGAGATTTTCAGAAAGTCAGATCAAGCGGTTGCTGGAAATATGCTGGTGGGAATGGCCTCCCGAAGTTATTGCGGCAAATGTGGGTATGCTTTGCAGTGGCGATGTGGAAAAGTTTTGCAGTCTTTATTGTCCGGACGTTGACAGGGAAAATGGGACACCTCCTGAATAG
- a CDS encoding lipid II flippase family protein, producing the protein MDRLLLVTAITVFIHLIITLNYSIRLAGLRTRRLLTAISIFNVIYLSASVSNVIQAPLMTSIVEHSIKAGIGQAGVEIPAGQLIYQDAYKEQLVLLEHKMRLVILASTVGSMLGAFMIPAVVRVFIRAIRIFEEVGSVPLTLIKIFFSLPWRRIGAAWPQYSSLIHLFKQKLTISKNLLLANIIMTGFYTTGVLSALYAGVMYPDFRSTATSLSVIINGAAILIGAVMLEPTLSSITDQVLCGVRSETDIKQMTICMVLTRLLGTLFAQVIFLPCAYLIKYFAQLLV; encoded by the coding sequence ATGGACCGTCTCTTACTGGTAACAGCAATAACGGTATTTATTCACCTGATCATCACGTTAAACTACTCAATACGGTTGGCCGGATTACGAACGAGGCGGTTGCTTACCGCAATTTCTATTTTTAATGTGATCTACCTTTCTGCCAGCGTGTCCAATGTAATTCAGGCTCCCTTAATGACGTCGATTGTAGAGCATTCCATAAAGGCAGGTATAGGGCAGGCGGGAGTGGAGATTCCCGCCGGCCAACTGATCTACCAGGATGCTTATAAAGAGCAACTGGTTTTACTGGAGCATAAGATGCGGCTGGTCATTTTGGCGTCAACTGTGGGATCTATGCTTGGAGCATTCATGATTCCGGCTGTGGTGCGTGTTTTTATCAGGGCGATCCGGATTTTTGAAGAAGTGGGCTCGGTGCCATTGACATTAATCAAGATTTTTTTTTCTTTGCCATGGCGGCGAATCGGCGCAGCTTGGCCGCAATACAGTTCGCTCATACACCTATTTAAACAAAAATTGACAATTTCAAAGAATCTTTTGTTGGCGAATATTATTATGACCGGGTTTTATACTACCGGGGTACTTTCCGCTCTTTACGCCGGCGTCATGTACCCGGATTTTCGTTCTACGGCTACATCGCTTTCAGTAATAATAAATGGAGCAGCCATTTTAATAGGGGCTGTGATGTTGGAACCTACTTTATCGTCCATTACCGACCAGGTGCTATGCGGGGTCAGGAGTGAGACTGATATCAAACAAATGACTATATGCATGGTGTTGACCCGCCTGTTAGGCACACTCTTTGCCCAGGTGATCTTTTTGCCCTGTGCTTACCTTATAAAATATTTTGCGCAACTCCTGGTATAG
- a CDS encoding glycosyltransferase family 4 protein: MKIILTVHQFLPEFFAGTEILTYDTAKELQKRGHQVELWTGFPLNMELCKNKHFDNYLYDGIFVQRFYHYYKQSISLNKLWEFEYNNKIFSEYFSDLLKSKRPDIVHAFHLGNLSASLITECVKLNIPTVFTATDFWAVCPKCQLRLADNSICEGPGANSMNCFAHMLNRSYLNLMPCWLFKSLIWLAKQGWCPEKRYLPLLRAVVSRADFLKKTINHIDRILVPTHLLKQVLQRHGFELNKIRYVPYGINLNNIEEQRLKTAGAKVRLGFIGTVAEHKGVHVLLEAVRLLPKDIPIEIFIYGKLEEVPEYTACLKEIAGGDGRIHFCGTFPSHEIGVVFSQIDCLVVPSIWYENTPLVIYSAQATNTPVIATNLGGMSEVIQHEKNGLLFEKGDTAQLAHLIMRLCRDRNLLPALSAKAVKPKSIPAYVNELEEYYGEILAEKALRYDSMVDGVKIYEEVPSGI, encoded by the coding sequence TTGAAAATTATCCTTACAGTTCATCAGTTCCTCCCTGAGTTTTTTGCCGGTACGGAAATATTGACCTATGATACGGCAAAAGAATTGCAGAAACGCGGCCATCAGGTCGAATTATGGACCGGTTTTCCCCTTAATATGGAATTATGTAAAAATAAACACTTCGATAATTATCTTTATGATGGTATTTTCGTGCAACGATTTTACCATTATTATAAACAATCAATCTCGCTAAATAAATTGTGGGAGTTTGAATATAACAATAAAATCTTTAGTGAATATTTCAGTGATTTATTAAAAAGTAAACGGCCTGACATCGTCCACGCTTTTCATTTAGGCAACTTGTCTGCTTCTCTTATAACTGAATGTGTGAAACTTAACATTCCCACTGTTTTTACTGCGACAGACTTCTGGGCTGTTTGCCCCAAATGTCAACTGCGCTTAGCAGATAATTCAATATGTGAAGGACCCGGAGCGAACAGCATGAATTGCTTTGCTCATATGTTGAATAGAAGTTATTTAAATCTAATGCCATGTTGGTTGTTTAAATCATTGATATGGTTAGCGAAACAAGGCTGGTGTCCGGAAAAGCGATATTTGCCGTTATTGCGCGCGGTGGTATCGAGAGCAGATTTTCTAAAAAAAACGATAAATCATATAGACAGAATTCTTGTGCCCACTCATTTATTGAAACAGGTTTTGCAAAGACATGGTTTTGAGCTTAATAAAATACGTTACGTGCCTTATGGAATCAATTTAAATAATATTGAAGAACAACGTTTAAAAACTGCCGGTGCAAAGGTTCGTTTGGGTTTTATCGGTACAGTTGCCGAACATAAGGGGGTTCATGTTTTATTAGAGGCAGTTCGTTTACTGCCAAAGGATATTCCAATTGAAATATTTATATATGGAAAACTGGAAGAAGTGCCTGAGTACACAGCGTGCCTAAAAGAGATTGCCGGCGGTGACGGGCGGATACATTTTTGCGGCACTTTTCCAAGTCATGAAATTGGTGTTGTTTTTTCCCAAATAGATTGTTTAGTAGTACCGTCTATTTGGTATGAAAATACGCCGTTAGTTATTTACTCCGCACAAGCGACTAACACACCCGTTATCGCGACAAACCTTGGTGGCATGTCAGAAGTGATTCAGCATGAAAAAAACGGCTTGTTGTTTGAAAAAGGGGATACGGCACAATTAGCTCATTTAATAATGCGTTTATGCCGGGACCGTAATCTTCTTCCAGCTCTTTCGGCAAAGGCGGTGAAACCAAAATCGATTCCCGCTTATGTGAATGAACTGGAAGAATATTACGGTGAAATACTAGCGGAAAAAGCTTTGAGATATGATTCCATGGTAGACGGTGTGAAAATTTATGAGGAGGTGCCATCAGGGATTTGA
- a CDS encoding NAD-dependent epimerase/dehydratase family protein → MKALRCTVLGANGFIGGYLCKELVALTDQVNAFDCVFNNKLLNELAGKIHLYPGDISNDFSLEEVISNTDILFHLAYTTTPSTSDADIIYDITSNLISTIKILIMCVKHKVKKIIFPSSGGTVYGIHSADTAIKEDFATHPISSYGATKVAIEKYLYIFEKKYGLKYIILRLANPYGPKFTGFSQGVIPAFIRYILDGKPLYVWGNGEVIRDYIYIDDVISAFVKSINYQGEERLFNIGSGVGLSINQLINILERCEGKKLTVNYQKPRTCDVPSVYLDISKAKEHLNWFPVVDIENGIRMTYEYMKQYLHVIN, encoded by the coding sequence TTGAAAGCGCTTAGATGCACGGTTTTAGGCGCGAACGGTTTCATTGGCGGCTATCTCTGCAAAGAATTAGTTGCATTGACTGATCAAGTTAATGCTTTCGACTGTGTTTTTAATAATAAATTATTGAATGAGTTAGCGGGGAAAATACATCTCTACCCGGGCGATATCTCAAACGATTTCTCTTTGGAAGAGGTTATAAGCAATACCGATATTCTTTTTCATCTTGCTTATACCACCACACCGTCCACATCGGACGCGGACATCATCTATGATATTACCTCGAATTTAATCAGTACCATAAAAATACTAATTATGTGTGTAAAGCATAAAGTAAAGAAAATAATATTTCCTTCCTCCGGCGGCACAGTATATGGAATTCATTCGGCTGATACAGCGATAAAGGAGGATTTTGCCACTCACCCAATCTCTTCTTACGGAGCAACCAAAGTTGCTATTGAAAAATACCTTTATATTTTTGAAAAAAAGTATGGACTTAAATATATAATCCTTCGATTGGCCAATCCGTATGGCCCCAAATTTACCGGCTTCTCGCAAGGGGTTATTCCTGCTTTTATTAGATATATATTGGATGGAAAACCCTTATATGTTTGGGGAAATGGTGAAGTAATCAGAGATTACATATACATTGACGACGTAATTTCCGCCTTTGTTAAGTCAATCAATTATCAAGGGGAAGAACGGTTGTTTAATATTGGTTCCGGTGTTGGACTTAGTATCAATCAATTGATTAATATACTGGAACGCTGTGAGGGGAAAAAGTTAACTGTAAATTACCAAAAGCCAAGGACTTGTGATGTTCCTTCTGTTTATTTGGATATCAGCAAGGCTAAAGAGCATTTGAATTGGTTTCCGGTGGTGGATATTGAAAATGGCATTAGAATGACTTATGAATATATGAAACAGTATTTGCACGTGATTAATTAA
- a CDS encoding FkbM family methyltransferase: protein MKIIKIIMWRINFIIAKISGSLKRLGWMQVFKIILNKPIVKPVAFSLIMQDKETSIGLYKSDFFPDLWIPLQKNPGLDVDQYLFKYDLYHNTYIGDLISRGDTVIDCGGYIGLFTLWCLKKGAKRVIVFEPEKRNYECLRRNLSSYIDSGKVLLIGKGVWSTGGSMGLRLTESGVGHSLLSGVEAIDSTPIEVVEIDTVIQDLVPNERIGFIKMDVEGAEREALIGAKGAIARDKPKMFICSYHLPDDPQVITNIVMETQPDYRVDYTGFASNDRGFIQEQGVVFT, encoded by the coding sequence ATGAAAATAATAAAAATAATAATGTGGCGCATTAATTTTATAATAGCCAAGATTAGCGGCAGTTTGAAAAGGTTAGGGTGGATGCAAGTATTTAAAATTATTCTAAATAAACCAATTGTAAAGCCGGTTGCTTTTTCATTAATTATGCAAGATAAAGAGACTAGTATTGGTTTATACAAAAGTGATTTCTTTCCTGATTTATGGATACCATTGCAAAAAAACCCCGGGCTGGATGTAGACCAATATTTATTTAAATATGATTTATACCACAACACATACATAGGTGACTTGATTTCCAGGGGAGACACTGTAATCGATTGTGGAGGGTATATTGGTTTATTTACTTTGTGGTGTCTGAAAAAAGGCGCTAAACGGGTTATTGTGTTCGAACCCGAGAAAAGGAACTATGAGTGTTTAAGACGCAACCTTTCATCCTACATCGATTCCGGCAAAGTGCTCCTTATTGGCAAGGGAGTATGGAGCACGGGTGGCAGTATGGGCTTGAGGCTTACCGAGAGCGGGGTGGGGCATTCTCTGCTGAGTGGAGTTGAAGCAATTGATTCAACTCCCATTGAGGTAGTTGAAATAGATACAGTGATTCAAGACCTTGTACCGAATGAAAGAATTGGTTTTATTAAAATGGACGTCGAGGGGGCCGAACGGGAAGCTCTTATTGGAGCAAAAGGAGCTATTGCCAGGGACAAACCAAAAATGTTTATTTGCTCTTACCACCTGCCTGACGATCCTCAGGTAATAACTAATATCGTGATGGAAACACAACCAGATTATCGGGTGGATTATACCGGATTCGCTTCTAATGACAGGGGATTTATTCAGGAGCAGGGAGTTGTTTTTACATGA
- a CDS encoding class I SAM-dependent methyltransferase — protein MIKKMIKKQKYSPSWWGVFFNPYFITRRCLFQGIRALTAKIAGDGVSRWLDVGCGERPYEYLFNVKEYIGIDVEESGHHPDAKYCDIFFDGMNIPFPSESFDGIVCTQVLEHVLHSKELLREMTRALKPGGHLLLTAPFVWEEHEQPYDFTRFTRFGMMDMITRSGFEVVEQNQTAGYFGALAQMASSYLYSAAARRSNLWNMIVTAFLCAPVQILGLLLQKLLPRNNNLYLDHIILARKI, from the coding sequence ATGATCAAAAAAATGATAAAAAAGCAAAAATACAGCCCGTCCTGGTGGGGAGTGTTTTTTAATCCATATTTCATCACCCGCCGCTGTTTATTTCAGGGTATACGCGCATTGACGGCGAAGATTGCAGGGGATGGAGTTAGCCGGTGGCTTGACGTGGGCTGTGGGGAGCGGCCTTATGAATATCTGTTTAATGTGAAAGAGTACATCGGTATTGATGTTGAAGAAAGTGGGCATCATCCTGACGCAAAGTATTGCGACATCTTCTTTGATGGAATGAACATACCGTTTCCATCGGAATCCTTTGACGGGATTGTTTGTACCCAGGTGCTGGAGCACGTTTTGCATAGTAAAGAATTATTGAGAGAAATGACGCGTGCTTTAAAGCCGGGGGGGCATCTCCTTCTGACCGCTCCTTTTGTATGGGAAGAACACGAACAGCCATATGATTTTACCCGCTTTACCAGATTCGGTATGATGGATATGATCACCCGTTCCGGATTTGAAGTTGTTGAGCAAAACCAAACGGCCGGGTATTTTGGGGCTTTAGCCCAAATGGCTTCATCTTACTTGTATAGTGCGGCCGCCAGGCGCAGTAATTTATGGAATATGATTGTGACTGCTTTTTTGTGCGCTCCTGTGCAAATCTTGGGGCTGCTTTTGCAAAAGTTATTGCCGAGGAATAACAATTTGTACCTGGACCATATTATACTGGCTAGGAAGATATAG
- a CDS encoding amidase domain-containing protein, which yields MIKKTIISINIILSILSMFVSLPAMAYNRTNAINYAESYAVNPNSNYRYYGSSGDCTNFTSQCLYAGGESMVTGTQDSYYVWWYNNFSTPWTWDDVCAYNWSLASRSYDWQTQNSSPTRGQLKGTYPGTTSVPYPSGVSAGDLFYYDWYGYGEIDHSSIYVCNGTDPDSGYSGALIDQHSNNVAHEIWSLSYRNTDRNTTTIYCVHMY from the coding sequence TTGATAAAAAAAACTATAATTAGTATAAATATTATTCTTAGTATTTTAAGCATGTTTGTATCGTTACCTGCTATGGCTTATAATAGAACTAATGCTATTAATTATGCTGAAAGTTATGCAGTAAATCCAAATTCAAATTACCGTTACTATGGTTCAAGTGGCGATTGCACGAATTTTACATCCCAATGCTTATATGCAGGTGGCGAAAGCATGGTAACAGGAACCCAAGATTCTTATTACGTATGGTGGTATAATAACTTTTCAACTCCTTGGACATGGGATGATGTCTGTGCATATAACTGGTCACTTGCCTCACGTTCCTATGATTGGCAAACTCAAAATTCGAGTCCTACACGTGGCCAGTTAAAGGGGACATATCCTGGAACAACCTCGGTTCCCTATCCGTCTGGTGTTTCTGCTGGAGATTTATTCTATTATGATTGGTATGGTTATGGTGAAATTGATCATTCTTCAATATATGTTTGTAATGGTACAGATCCTGATAGCGGGTATTCTGGAGCGCTCATTGACCAGCATAGTAATAATGTAGCACATGAAATATGGTCTTTATCCTATAGAAATACAGATAGAAACACTACAACAATTTATTGCGTTCATATGTATTAA
- a CDS encoding glycosyltransferase family 2 protein, translating into MSTPETSVIIPNWNGRDLLEICLSSLKRQTYRDFEVIVVDNGSSDGSDRFVESFYPEVRIYKLQTNKGFCVAVNCGIKSARGKYVALLNNDTEADPAWLGELVKALNENTDVGFCASKMMNYFNRNLIDNAGDMLCYYGHTVGRDELDTGQYDQPRYLFSACAGAAIYRKEMFEKVGFFDEDFFAYYEDIDIGVRAQLMGYKCLYVPTAIVYHMIQATSSQIPAKRFIWMQRNIICVHLKNMPVKLLGHIITTFLLLHTYSTFLYFIKTRDIKTIIKLYYNIIKILPRTIKKRSHIQKKITVPVSYIKSIAGPFLTLFDYFRKHTSKIKIFL; encoded by the coding sequence ATGTCGACACCAGAAACATCTGTCATAATACCAAACTGGAATGGCCGTGACCTGCTGGAAATCTGTCTATCATCCCTAAAGCGCCAAACATACCGGGACTTCGAAGTAATAGTGGTAGACAACGGGTCATCCGATGGCTCCGACAGGTTCGTCGAATCTTTCTACCCGGAAGTCAGGATTTATAAGTTACAGACCAATAAAGGATTTTGCGTGGCCGTCAACTGTGGGATTAAATCTGCCCGGGGCAAATATGTCGCTTTGCTGAATAACGATACAGAAGCCGACCCGGCATGGCTGGGTGAGCTTGTTAAAGCGCTTAATGAAAACACTGACGTTGGTTTTTGCGCCTCGAAAATGATGAATTATTTCAATAGGAATCTAATCGACAACGCCGGCGACATGCTTTGTTACTACGGACATACTGTCGGAAGAGATGAGCTTGATACCGGGCAATATGACCAGCCCAGATATTTATTTTCCGCTTGTGCCGGAGCAGCGATTTATCGTAAGGAAATGTTTGAAAAGGTAGGGTTTTTTGATGAGGATTTTTTTGCCTATTATGAAGACATAGATATAGGTGTGCGCGCTCAACTAATGGGTTATAAATGCTTATACGTACCTACAGCAATCGTTTACCACATGATCCAGGCAACCTCCAGCCAGATTCCGGCAAAACGTTTCATTTGGATGCAAAGAAATATTATTTGCGTTCACCTGAAAAACATGCCGGTGAAATTACTCGGGCACATTATCACTACTTTTTTGTTACTACACACATACTCCACTTTTTTATATTTTATTAAAACCAGGGATATTAAAACGATTATAAAATTGTACTACAATATTATAAAAATTCTCCCCCGCACAATCAAAAAGCGCAGCCATATTCAAAAGAAAATAACAGTACCGGTATCATATATAAAGTCAATTGCAGGCCCGTTCCTTACATTATTTGATTACTTTAGAAAGCACACCTCAAAAATCAAAATATTTTTGTAA
- a CDS encoding lipid II flippase Amj family protein, with protein sequence MERFLIVITLTVIIHLISTLAYSVRLAGVRTQRLLTAFSLYNIIYLAASFSNNIQTPLLTSIVEHGINAGAMQAGLNVPVEQVVSHAAYQGQLTLLAEQIRLVIAAATLGTLGGAFLVPPFVSIFVKAIRLFEETGSTLRTFINLAISCLPWRLRPKRLHFGAYCTLLKQIIRQKIKIPKNFLLANVIVTGFYTTGVLSALYAGAMFPDFRTTATTLSMVVNGFATILGTMVVEPTASSITDEALRGDRDEADVKQMAFYMALTRLAGTVLAQALFLPGAYFIKFIAQLLA encoded by the coding sequence ATGGAGCGGTTTTTGATTGTCATTACTCTGACAGTGATTATCCATCTGATAAGCACTTTAGCCTATTCAGTCCGGTTGGCCGGGGTGCGTACGCAGCGGCTGCTTACTGCATTTTCTCTGTATAACATAATTTACCTTGCGGCAAGTTTTTCCAATAACATACAGACCCCTTTGTTAACTTCCATTGTAGAACACGGAATTAACGCGGGTGCGATGCAGGCTGGTTTAAATGTACCTGTCGAGCAAGTGGTTTCCCATGCGGCGTATCAGGGTCAATTGACCTTGCTCGCGGAGCAAATTCGTCTGGTTATTGCGGCAGCCACTTTGGGCACTTTGGGAGGAGCATTCTTAGTTCCGCCTTTCGTAAGCATTTTTGTAAAAGCAATCCGGCTTTTTGAAGAAACGGGCTCGACGCTTCGTACGTTTATTAACCTTGCTATTTCCTGTCTGCCTTGGCGCTTACGTCCGAAAAGACTGCATTTTGGGGCTTATTGCACTTTATTAAAACAGATAATCAGGCAGAAGATAAAAATACCTAAAAATTTCTTGTTGGCGAATGTTATTGTTACCGGGTTTTATACGACTGGTGTACTCTCAGCCCTTTATGCCGGTGCTATGTTTCCTGATTTCCGGACAACGGCCACTACGCTTTCAATGGTTGTCAACGGCTTTGCCACCATCCTGGGAACAATGGTGGTGGAACCGACAGCGTCATCCATCACTGATGAGGCGCTACGCGGGGACAGGGATGAAGCGGACGTTAAACAAATGGCCTTCTACATGGCATTAACACGCCTAGCCGGAACCGTTTTGGCCCAGGCGCTTTTTTTGCCGGGCGCGTATTTTATTAAGTTTATCGCACAACTACTGGCATAA